TGAAGATATGAGGAGACATCTGAATGATGGCCACAGCTGGGCTTTAAAGCAACTAGAAATGAATGTCAAATAAATCCTCTTAAATGCATCACTagtgttgagacttcttccacaaaacaccgagctccatccagactcttttgaACACTTTACTCTTTTAATTACCTAAATGTTGAAGTACAGAATCGCCCAATATAGATGTAATTTGCTTCGCGACTGGGCTTGAATATTCATAGTCATGGGATGGTGAATCTCTTTCATTGCCATTATCAAGCAACAAACCCTATATATGCAGAGTATCAATGCATGGTCTTCACATGCATTCATTCCTCCATTGAAATAACCCCATTTTGATTGTTCTTTGCTCTCATACCACCCTGAGGATATATGAAGTGGATCTTTAATTACAACATTTGAAtatttttcacaacatgtgttgTTGGAAGTTGTGATAAAGTAGACTCACCTCCATTCGCTCACGATTGCATGCAATTATAACTACACCCTACCTCACTCAAATCGACTGTGAAAATCTGTTATTCTTAATCTtcaagcattttttttaaactattcatCTTATTCAACAAAACATGTAGACATTTTTCCTGATTTGCAATTTAAAGAAACAGAAGTCAATAAAAGATAATCAACAACACAAACTGTAattcttccttctgtacacatgcttctgtccatccggggagagggatccttctctgttgctctcctgaaggtttcttccctttttccccagtgaaagttttttttctatttgacaaatttccccttggggattaataaagtatatatctatctttctatctatttcATGAGAGTTTTTCTTGATGTGAGAtcctgggtcagggatgtcgtatgtgttcagattaGTTGAACTGCAGGTAATAAAGGAGGCTTGTCGGAGTTTTGGATCAAGAATCCCATTTCTCCCACAATGCCGTTTCCAGCAGAGCAAACACTTCACATGCAACGAAACACTTCAGTTTTCATCAAGTGTTTATAGTGGAGTGGATCTTTTGTACTTGGCAATACATTAGTGAAATATGTAGTTATACTGATTGTTCCAGAGCTGTGTAAACATGTACTGGGTACAGAGAATGTTATAGTGTAGGTACCAAGGGACTGTACATCATGTTTATAACTAAATACATGTGTTAcatttagggctgtcaatcgattaaaaacaattaactaattaatcgcacattttgaaattgagattaattaatcgcgattaaaagttgtttccttctttttaaagacaaaacttcacacagagctgtgttttcaaagaggctcctacatatacagtgccagtgaggtatttaatattgtggatgataaattgtttcttcagtgaaacatcagattagtaaaaaaaaagaagtatattgagaccccattggtcctgtcatctttaacattgaacagcagcagaaccagtggccttggtgactgactgacattcaaatatgtcacgttaaccctctggagccTGGGGgaattttatacattttacaaaataaattaaattcaccgtctaaagtcttttgcatgtgacacacccacacgtgttatacatcaaacattccagaacaatctcagctctgaaatgaggctcaaTGTCCTCACgccatgttctctggttctctgactgacaggctgctaaatgagcctcacctgtgaggtgggaggtcctttgtgatttactgagtgttcattggttgtttttttcccgaaatgttgacagacaaacggattgacaaatcacgttgaaggtttcgtgtgacgagttctttccgcgccgcgtcacctgacacgtcgccccttcgttcctctgtgtatcagagggggagacgggaggaaggaggagcaggaggaaacccgactgattcatccacgagttaaactgatttctgctccttattttcgcggagaaataattgttttaaaaacggaaacagtgtcaaaccgtactgccgcggtttaaaaaaaataataataattgcgtttattgcgctaaaatattttagtgcgttaacgcggccaaattaatcgcatagattagcgcgttaacgctgacagccctagttacattacattaaagcCCCTTAGTGTTATTAAGAATGTGGGTTTAGTTATAGTATGGTGAGAcaaaggaggtttgctccctggtataaccctcagacctggaaactaaagcaaacatcaagaaagcttgaaagcatatagCGTTCCACCAATTTGGAAGAATCACTCTTAGTTTGGAGAGATACtgttaaaacatataagaaggctcgtcataatgccagagcagcctattactcatcagtaatagagaaaaaaaaaaaaacaggtttatctttagcactgtagccaggctgtcAGAGAGTCTCAGCTCTGTGGAGCTGTGTATTCATATAGACCTCAgaagtaatgacttcatgaacttaaTCAATGAAAAGATTCTAACTATTAGAAGCAAGATTAATGATATATAATTAACCAGAGCTGATCTGTCCTCAAttggagtggccttggaaaaGGCTGCATATCCATAtattgatatgatatatgatatgatattcctttatgtGTCCCACACTGGGACACATAAAGGAATGAGAATTGGGATGGCGTGTGACAGAGATATaaagttatgttatgttattgcttaccatatcttaaactaaacaatcagaggagcttcccgaactccgcgttcccacccgaaggtggtgttatgtgtctggggagtcggataaggaagtgataataaaccagacggaaggaatatgtcaacatgtcctcagttccacttatccatctggtgttgtgtgtgtgtgtaaagctttcaataaaaggctggaccaaaggggtgctcggcggaatgctttggaggtcgtcgtgctcgAAGCACGTGCGTCTGAGCGTCCCCTTTGATCAAAGctttcaaagatactacgttgtctgtgattcatttctcacctccttgaccgtgaatattttacatgatatagagaggaaaaaacctatcataacttggtgccgtgacccggatcccaacatacccatcggctggatttttctttttcctgcggagccactgacacctgtgcaaggccccgactgatcatcggattaagagaccgctcagcagtggataataatttctgcagaaaggagatccagtcgtggattgacgggatccggCGGATCGAAGACCGAGGAGACTGATCCAGACAAAGTACgtatggttttgccctttttgcgaaaaataaaggttgattacgcgccgtaaaaataaggttttgccctttttgcgagaaataaaggttgactacgtgtcggaaaaaataaggttttgccctttttgcgagaaataaaggttgactacgcgtcgtaaaaataagtgtggtgaactaatacatatttgtgggagaactatgtgtttgtttagcgttgtttgtttatatttgtttgtgaatgaatgctgtgactctattgaatcagcgtgcccgacctgttcaattagacaaccacagattggcaagtttgggtaaagaaacgaggaaatgtactaatactatacgatcacaccataaacaatgggtaattctcacggaaagcctgaaggcgaattttcaggcgacgcattgtttatgttcaaacaggactcagatagtgtgaaatatctgagaaaatggaaaacaaaatacggcttttccggcgaactaaatgtttttgagatagaaacaatctgtaagactctaaaaaccatcgccatagaaaacaaaatacctAGACTCAGCAAATCAAAACATCACgaactaaaacaagcagaacagtggttccgagcagcaaaagagagggcacacgcccacgaaaaagaaaaattaagggcCGTAGAAATCACGCGAGGGAAAAATAGTTCACAAGCCCTGTACACAAAAACCGAGTTGGACGAGACCAACGTAAAAGCAGTTCACCAGCACCCCGTAGCAACAGCGTCCAGCTccggagaggagccacagagcgagccggatgacgaggaggacgtATCACCTCCAGCATACGACCGCGTCACCACACCGTTATATCCAAAATTAATAGAGCTCCAGGACCCAAAGCCCCCACCGATTTCCACACGCCTACGTAACCGTCCCACCAACATACCGAAGAAAGCAAACGCATTTCCAATGTTACAAGTCTCTAATCCACATGATGCGGAAACACCCGCGTATGTGTTCCGGCCATGGATGGAGGCCGAATGTACCAATGCATGTGAAGGAGTTACTCCACCACAGAAAAACTTTGATCAGTTCGTAGTAGATTTGTTCATGCTGGCCGAATCCTACAAATTGAACGGCAAGGAAATGG
The nucleotide sequence above comes from Pseudoliparis swirei isolate HS2019 ecotype Mariana Trench chromosome 24, NWPU_hadal_v1, whole genome shotgun sequence. Encoded proteins:
- the LOC130189847 gene encoding uncharacterized protein LOC130189847, whose product is MGNSHGKPEGEFSGDALFMFKQDSDSVKYLRKWKTKYGFSGELNVFEIETICKTLKTIAIENKIPRLSKSKHHELKQAEQWFRAAKERAHAHEKEKLRAVEITRGKNSSQALYTKTELDETNVKAVHQHPVATASSSGEEPQSEPDDEEDVSPPAYDRVTTPLYPKLIELQDPKPPPISTRLRNRPTNIPKKANAFPMLQVSNPHDAETPAYVFRPWMEAECTNACEGVTPPQKNFDQFVVDLFMLAESYKLNGKEMEKVMQKMFVLRWVKCRGDYTGIVDEGAPFVHPLNGPMVGRYRDQVEAVMTRARPLFQQSASHSRLAACKQGPGESVSEFQFRSEEEHRASSGIPYEEGGGTPYQQSLKHGILRVPLLGRDAMLSLKIYVTPVRGGMVAKALSDEDSEGVYNVQMSETIYFSYEDAAKEGFQRSRGRRDAAGTNPLLSQEKEWTHMQHSPWDGKNEEEKYPRMKNKWSPCTPAE